A window of Cyprinus carpio isolate SPL01 chromosome A6, ASM1834038v1, whole genome shotgun sequence genomic DNA:
GCATTTTTGTCAGGAAATTAGACATTTACTAAATGTAACATGATATACAAAGTCCTGAACTCTTCTGACTGACTGAACAGCTCTCCAGCCCATAAAATGCTGCTCATCAAATAGTCAGTGCTTCCTCTGAAGGCCACAGCACTTTGGCTCCCACAATCCATGCCGGATACTACCCTGTCTGCACCCCATCAGCTACGGTCACACAGCacttcttaaaggaacagttcacccaaaaagtaaagctctgtcattatttacttaccctcaagtcatTCCGAAACCCATATTACTTActtttgtggaacacaacagAAACTGACATTCTCAGTCATCAATAATTTTCACTACATCTTTTTTTTCCGTACTGTAAAAGTGAATGAAGGCTGTGATTCCGCCTTGCCTAACTTTTCCTTatgtattccacagaaaaaaaaagaaacacacttctttggaacaacattacagagagaaaattacagaattttcattttcaatttaattaactttttgacACAAATTGTGACCATTTTTGATTAAAAGAAAGATGtcaaaatgtgaattaatgtgCTAAATGCCAATAGATTCAGGACCAGCTTGAAAACAAGATGGGATAAATCAGTTTAAGTGCACTGGGCCTGCCATAAATGGACAGCATACTCTTATCCTATACATCCAATCATCTGTGTAATTTAAAGGCCATATAGTGCACTGTTGACGTTAACCACAGtaattacagtacaaaaaaacCAAAAGAGAACATTTCGGTAAAAGAGAGTGTGGGatacaaaaagaacaaatgaGGCTTGGAGAGGGGGAGGGGAAATCAAGCTGAATTTAGAAGGCAAAGATAAACaagcatttttacagtaaataggGAAAGTTGTAAATACATAGGCTAAAAGACGAGAGAGATTCAGAGAACAGATTGTAACAACTCTGCTCTATGCCGGCACCTCAGTCCAGAGTTGCTGAgactaaatgaaaacaatgtcatTGTAACCCCATGCAATACAGTGCACTGCAATAATCGTATATAGCTTCCATCCTTCCACACGAGCCACACAGTGACCCACAGACTCTCCTTAGGGAGAACATTCCACAGTGTCTGAGGCTCACACTGGAGATTCTCAAAGCCAGAAGAATTCCATTTTCCCACTCCTTAAAACCATAGCTCATACGTCTTGTGTTCTAATCCCTGGAATTCTGGAGAGCTCATTTTCCATGCTGTGGTGTCCTGCTCTGTTAAGTATCACAACACACCACGTAGCTCTATGTGCGtgttaaaagaaatatattatcACTCAGTAGTAGTGTTAAAATAGGCAcagatatattacaatattatacagcagcattcagtttattttgcaataatgcaaaaaaagccCTTCAAAGATGAGGAGGATTTAAGCATGCAGTCAGGTATCTGAAAAACACTGACACTGCCATTTCTGCACATTCTGTGAAAtgtgaaatactgtgaaatactgtAATAAGTAAAGCTGCTGCATAAAATTTTTAGACAAACTAATCAGTTAAAGTAaccgttcacccaaaaactaTGTTGAATATGTTCAAGTACACACAAGTTGGGTGTATTCAAACTTGCCATATCACACATCCATCACATGGATAGTCATAGTCATATAAACTATGATTATGGTGCTCATTTTACAGTCAgggttaaaaattaaaagtacagGGGAAAAATACACCAGATATTCAtgtgttattattagtatttttttattctattttattccaGTTACGCACCTCTGCAGAGACCATAGTGACCCGTAGATAGTTTTGGATGAGTAAAAACTTAAGTCAGCTGTATAAACACTCCCAATCTTTTCAAAACAGCAATTCTGCCATGACGGTAGACAGTAGAGAGCTATGTAACATAGTAACTGGGGAGTTATTTAAAATCTAGCAGAATATTTCTAGtgctatattatttttcattatttaaagctactgtatttaatgttaaattaagattattaatATGTTCAGATTTAGAACTGCATTTGGCTGATtgattcaaacaataaatatacagtaaatgtgctTCGTTATAAAGGTATGTTAGCTAACTGTATGATTCTATCATCTTGAACTGttcatttgtgaaataaacattacttagacacattcacttctgataacagatcactctaaattaatgtagacacatgcattttctataaagctgctttgaaacactgtattgtgaaaagcgctatacaaatacatttgaattgaattaatggATATGTGCATAATGAAACAGTAACAGGGCATCATCAGAGTTTacagaaatacaaatacaaacagaaataCATCACTGCTCTCCCTTTCATCTAGCAcgacacactctatctctctgcATTCCTTCCTAACCTCTACGTCCTCCCACTCTCCCTTTCACCATTACtgcttctttctttctccctccccTTCTTCAGACTGGAAGAGTCATCTCCCTTTCCTCCATCTGTCAGTACACACCATCCCCGGTGTTTCCCATCTGTGTCAGTCAGGGAGAGAGAGGTGCATTCACTGGGGGCCAAGATGCTCAAAGTCATCAAGGACACATCTCTCACTCTATCTTCACGCAGATCACAGGTGACATAAATAACAAGCTGTTTGATTTCCCAGTTACTTCCAATGTTTTAAAGTCAGGTAACAATCATTTTTGTAATGATAtgcaagtcttttttttctctgtgtgtgtcactaTACTGCAGCAATATGGGTCACAATGTCACAGTGTGAGGGTAAAGTTCAATGACAGTTGGCTTGCTGTAGCTCATGACTATTTGGGAACAGTGAGAAATGGCAACAGGAGAACACTAAAACTCTAAATCAACTCTAGAAGCAAGCTATGTTGTGAAATTACCTGGAAGTCGCTAGCCAGTGTTGTACCATAAAGTGTTTTACTGCCATGAATTTGAACTATACTCATAATACTTATTGCCAGGGCTTTTCAAACTTTTCGATGCCATGGACTCTGCCTAATATTATGATCCCCTTGTGAGGTATTCCTTTCCAAACGAATAAAAGGAGCTATagagatattttaataaatgaagacCTATGTTCAAGGTATTACACAAAATTTTTTAGgcatttttagtttgtatttctaacttaaaaaaaaaaaaaaacagggctgtcaaacagaaaaaatatgctaccgttcaaatgtttggggtcggtaaaatgttttaatatttttgaacaaagtctcttatgatcaggtaggctgcatttgtttgttcaaaaatactgtaaaaattacaatttaaaattactatcTTCTGTtatctgtttttatataattttaaatttaatttattcctgtgatgacaaagctctagtctttagtgttaaatgatccttcagaattgttaatgttgaaaacaactgtgttgcttaatatttttggaaatcaTGACACActttttgttctttgatgaatagaaagaatagaacagcatttatttgaattagatatttttgtaacaatgtaaaagacaAAATCACTTTTGATTTGACCGGCAGTGTATATAATattgaaaatgacaataaaacttcattaatataaaatagaaatgagATTGAAagcataataatgtaaataataataataaaatataataaaaattataagaaTAATATTCCTGTTAATTTCTGTGGATCACCTTGCAATCTCCTTCtctgtatttctgtacatttctgtttcaagcctgtaaatcatatgtaaattttAGTTCTATATGTTTTACATAATTACAGTACAATTACTCATTTTGTTGAACTACAGTTTGGCAAAGCATACCATGCTTTTAGCACCCTTCACCTTTTTATCTGAAACCACATCCAGGCTTGTCTACACAGATATCGGCTGATGCAGTAAACCACTGACATGTTAACATCATCACAGCGGTATCCTCGGCAAATTAATAACATTGCTTTCCAAAAATCAGAAATACAACTGGCAGTAGCATAATCCATGACAGCTTTGGTGGCTTTTACAAAGTCTCCCACTCAGTAAAGAGCACAATAGCAACAACATCAGGGTCCATTTGCTTAATGGCTCTGCATTCCACAGGGAAACAAGCACATTTCCCTAACTACAACAATTCTTTATACAACCATGGACATATCCGCCCTGAGAGTTTAAAGTTACAGTATGAAGCATGAACACTGAAACCAGCAGCAAATCTTTTACCACAACTCCTTCACTATAACATCATCACAGACATGTGGTTGCAAGCAATTCATCTGTTCATTAAAAAGATCATTGCTTGCATGACAGTTTTAGGGTCTTGTTACAATGCACTATTTACTGTTTGGCATACTGTGAGAAAATTGTTTGCTTCTGGATGATTTGGTTTGTGGAATGTGGTTTGGAACCCTTCAAAatcagaaaacaacaacatgctgcAGGCTTTTTCTTGAGAATTATGTTATGAAAAGATACAATCATAATAAGTAGAAGAGCTTTACACTGGAATATGTGACAAGGAAAAAACAAGGAATCAAAAAAGCCAGAGGCTTTATGTTTCATCAGAAAGGAGAAAACAAACTCACTGTGTAGCGTGTCTGCTATGAGATTCATccacacacatttataaaactagcacatacacacatttttttgttgactGTTGTCACACTCTTCATTCATTTTATGCAGAGTGAATTTtaagatatacagtataaatgtgaGGTTATCAAATACAGTTTAGAAATCAATAACCACAAGAATAAATTTGATGGaagtaaatgaaattaatttattagtttagtAGCAAAAGAGATGTAGAATTGGCTCTTACCATCTCCATTTTAAGTTTTCGGATCTTCTCATCCAGGCCCTTCTTCTCAGTCTCATTATTGTCAGTCTGATGATGAGAGATCATTTTGTGCTCCTCTCTCATCCATTTCAAGAGCCCCTCTGGGGTCTTTCTCCCCACTTTCAACTCCAGATCCTTTAAATCTGGGACTGATTCACAGGTATTGCTCTCCTCCATGATTATAAAAAAGATCTATTTAgaagaaaagagggaaaaaagaaaagaaatgcttGAGTATTGCTCTGGATTCAAAAATGTAACTCTATGACTAAGTTATGATTAACACTGATATACAGTATTATGCCTAAAAAAATCTTACGCAACACCCTGTGATTATTTGTAAACACATAACAGTCATCCAGTAGGCTATTATTGCTGAAATCCGCCTAtgtctggtaaaaaaaaaacatcaacaacgcGTCACATGCGTTAACTGAGCTGAAAGCATCATCACACACGAGAGTGACATACCTGATTAATATTCTAAACATTCACACGACTGTTTTCTTTCCCAAATGCAGCCTATATGCTCTCCTTCAGTGGGAAAGACAGACCACCTGAGCATGATGCGAGTCTCTCTGAAGATTCGTCGCTCAAATCTATGCGATCTGCGTGCTGTTCAATCTCCTTGGCTGTGCTGAAAATGCCGTGACCATGATCAGGTAAACTGTGGATGTGATGCTCGGAGATGAAGTCAGGTTTGGACAGGAGATCTCTCCAAACTGAATGTCTGTCCTGATGTGCTCGAATCACACGACTGCTGGACTGAATTCCACCTGCATGACAGCGAGGCGAGCGAGCGGAGCGCAGAAGTTCCCTGCCGTAAATAACGGAGTAAACGCGACCGCAGAAATtagcaattcaattcaattagtTAAATAAGGTCTACTTTATAAAAAAGTCCTTGTTATACCTGTATATCACATGCAATTATAATGAaacatggttacactttatttaaggtgtccttgttacagtgtaattctACATTTAAGTAGGCTACTGagaaatataaattcacaacATGTACTTGGTTAGGGTTAGTtggttataattataaataattaactgtttttaatatagtAAGATCACATGTATTGTAATAAGgacactgtaaagtgttaccttaatcACTAGGCTATAATAGCTAAGTAAGCTAATGATGCAAGCAgctttacaaaataattacaaatttcattaaatccaaatatttttcaagctaggtaaatatgtattttaaatataaactttgaTTTAACTATAAACTGTATTTAAGTTCTCTACATGATATTTTAGCCATATTTCCATGAACATTTCCTTCATATGAATCTGAATGTGATATGTGTACTGGGAACACATGCAAACAAGAAACTAATCAGTCCCATTCGTAAATAAAAGACGAAAAACTAACTGTAGGCTACTAAACACAGTgtctgcattaaaataatttatacacaaaaattattattttgaaaagtttCTTTTCAGACAGGAACTGCTGAATATCAGGCACCACTGTCTGCTAAACACATTCTAGAATGACATTTAATGTTTCCATTAAAATAGCTATCTGTAATCTGCTTTCCAACCGTACGTCAGAACAGTAAATGGTGAGCTGTCACTATTTTCCATACTAATGAAAAAAGTTGTGGTTTGTGGTCCATATTACCACATGGCTGATATGCTTAGTCAGTTTTGTGTGTAGTTACATATACAGTAGAAATTAAATGCAGATTTAGACAAGAAGTATGAGTCCTTACTCTGCCCGGTGTCTCACTTATGTTCTCTCAGGGCCAAGACCATGTCAAGATGACATCATTAAACATCTGCTGGCTACACAAAGAGGATCCCCCTCTGTTTTAATCATCATGGACAAAAACAGAACAGGAGTGTGAGGAGAACCTCACACAACAGACCCATATTTCCAGTCTGAGGTAACCATAAAAGTGTCACTGTTCGTTTGTGTACTTTAGAATGGGAGCTTAATATATAGCACTGAGTCCACCTTGAAGGTTCTTTTGTCATGATATGAACCTATTACCAGCCAGATGGTAATAtgtcaatatttaaaaattaaaatcacatctATATGCATCTGCTTAAGGATACTGTTTCAAGATATTTTTGACAAAGATGATGAACAACATTgggaaattaatttttattaacctGACACAGTTTTTATGTCTGGATTACTTGGCTGACGCAAAATGATTTCTTCCATGATCTAAGACCGAGAATTCCTATGCATGTCACTGTTTTCTCTATATTTAAAGAAAGGATTCATTCTAGTGGTCATGGTGGAAATtgcacctaaaatgaaaatcaactGACTTAGTAAAACTGAGACTTTTATGTAGAATtgcttaaaaatatcaatatttttttttcatatattaaaaaattactcactgtgacatatatatatatatatatatatatatatatatatatatatatatatatatatatatataaaccctttAAGGTCTAATGACAACAGGAGGAGTTGAAGTTTACAGTTCTGATAATAATTGTTCATATTTGAGAGCACTTAAACCAGTTCAGATAAACTCAAGGAAATCTTTATCAAAATGCTCATCAGAACACATGAACTTCCTCATGTCTGGTGACATTTATTTCACTCCTAAGAACTTTTTTCACTCAAACACAGTTCGGGAAGCTGTGAAATAACAACAGAGTTACacagtgcattttaaatgttattttacatgcAGAGGATTGCAGGATTTCTTTCACGACTAGTATTTAAAGTGGTTTCCTGTTTGGCCAATTCATGGCTATGGCAAACCCTACATGATACCAAGGTGTGTCATTCAAATTCAGAATGTTAGACTCATTCTTTACACAGTTCCTGAAGCAAACACCCATGTTGTCCTTTGAAATTACCATAGTTAATGTAAAAAGCACAACGTTGGGGTGGAGAAACCTGTTACAGGAAGCAAGAAAGCACATGTTTAACATCTTTCCTTACTCATGTCTCAATTCTCCTCCTCTTCAAACCTGTATTTCCTGTCCCACATATAAGTTGTTCTGTCTTAGTCAGGCATTGTCAGTAAGTGTGTGGGGACAATGGAGGACAGCACAGAAGAAGACATCGAGTCTCTGATTGAGGGGATGGCCTACATCCCTGGCCACTTTCATTTAGAGCTGAATTTGAATGGTGAACCCAATGGACTAGTCACCCTTCGGCACCGGGACACCCAGCTCAAACGCGAAAGCCTCAGGGCTGAGCTTGAAGCTGAGACGGGACGACTGCAGTATGCTGTGCGTAATATGCTGGGCCTGCTGGCCTTCCATGTAGATGAACTGGAGATGGCAGAAGAGGCCTTTCACAGCATCTGCCAAGAGGATCCAGAAAACCTCAACGCCTGGGCCAACCTGGGTTACGTATATGAACGCCTGGGTCGCGAAGTGGAGGAGGGGGAGTGTATGGAACGTGTGGCTGCCCTTATGGGCCCAGAGATGGGGGAGAACCAGACAGACTGCAGGCTCAGGGTAGCACGGTGCTTGGCTGAACAGGCGTACACACATCCTCATGATGTGGAGCTGGAGAGGGACGAAGTTTTACAGGAGAGACTGACAGCTGCGCTGATGTTATATAACCGCGCACTCGATTATGGAGAGGAACTGGTGAGCACACCACATATTCTTATGTACAATACAGTacatatcattacatttttgggGAGTCATACCATGTGATATAACATATACTAAACTTGGCTTGTTATATAAAGGtcaaattatctaatattttatgagAATAtcagataattattaaaatgagtaTTAAAAATGAACGTTGGACCCTATTTTAaaagactttgtgtgtgtgtgtagttaacTCTGTTCTGTCCTTTTATTTCTGACAGATACCAATAGAGGAGAAAAGAAGTTGGTATTTCAAAATGGCAACAATTTACATAAGGTACTTAAGTATTTTTGACATTTACCTGTTCAGCTTCATTTTTAACATCATCAAACATATTACTGCTTATTTAAGCATTTAAGGCAACTCAGACATTGCTTATAATGAACTGAAACAATAATAGGCTGAtcataacctttatttatttgttttaataggtTAGATGGAATTGTAAGGGATTCGATAGACATTGATCTCACAAGACTGAACTATTTCAACAAGGGCCTCAAGCTTCTCACAGAGACTCTTAAATCTGACAACACACATCTCAAAGGTAATTTTCATCGAGTAGATATGATAAAGGTTTTTAATAAAGCAGTAAACACAGTCAGCTCCCACGTTCATATACTGTAGATAATACCATAGATAAAGAACTGATTATAGTCTTCAGAGACCCCCAGTTGCAAGATCCAATGTCCTAATAATGCAAATGTGTGGCAAATGTTGGATATGAAGTTCCaaatgtgatgtatgtttatattttcatgtttgcatttttgcaaCTTGGtgtaatacaaaaatatgaagctttGTGGCCACGAATTAAGAATTTATTctcacaattttacattttatttattcgttttctcattttagttaaatcatcCCTACAACTTATTAATTACTTCTTTTTGCCATGTTGTACTAATTGTGTCCCTTGTTTTTAATATAGCTAAACCATGgccacaatttaaataaaatgtacgAATAAAATTTGTACAATGTGGTCACAAATTACcaaaaaatgagagaaagaatTAATACATTTAGGGAACAAATTTGTGGGAATGAATTCCTAATTTGTCATGTGGGGCTTCATACAAAAGAGACTGTTAAGGTTACACAGACCAACCTTTCCGGTTTTTTGTTTCTACTTATCACACTTGGCTCTTATATGACCTCTGATCAGTGTCTTCTAGCAGATCTCAGATGTCAAGGAATCATTAAAACAATGTCTTTGTATCTCTGTTCTCTACTTTCTAGCAATGGCCTGGTGTTACGTTGGTCTCATGCTGGAGCAGATGGAGGAGTTCTCCACTGTGCCAATGTCAGTCCATGACTGTGGGTTCTCTGGATGTGACCCCTTGACATGTTACGGATCGGTACTGTATTTCAGCCCTGGAAAAATGTAGAATGCTATATTGTGGTCAAGCTAATAGATCAGATTCCAGTTTTGAGATGATTGGCACACATTTCCTCTGTAGCCACAACATGTATGGGCGTGACGTGTAACGTGTTTCTTGATACAGGTGTTAGAAAGACGTGCTTAGGCTTATGTTTTAATATGATTAAACATAAGCTGACAAATTGACATGCTGATGCATTAAAGCTAATAATACCATGACAATGTAAATGATAACGAAGTGTAAAAGGCTCTAAATGATTAGATTTGTTCTCACTGCTGATTTCCACAGGCCATTAAACTCGCCACGGATGATGCATTCATACTCAACAGGCTAGCAAACGTGTTCTTCCTGTCAGGCAAACTGGAGATGGCCACAGGTATCTGTAACATGGCCCTGAGTGTCCTGCCTGATGCAGAATTCAACTGGCAGGCATACTGCATGCGCGCCAAGGTAAGCAAAATACTTGATTACCACCCAACAATTCATTAAGATTTTTCATATTCGTTTTTTATGTGCCTGTAGATGAAAGCACTCAGACACTGAATATGTTGAATTAGcggtgtatttgtttttttaataacaccaTAGGATAAACTAGGATGACAAAAACATCTGCTCCTGCAAAGTCAAAGAAACACCCATTTTGTGACTCATGTTAAAAAGTGTATGGACACTATGCGTgggttttattgcatttaaaaaatcaattatgTTAGAACTTCTCCATTTAATTGGCTGGAATGTTTGTGTATTACACAAGTTCACATTCATACAATgccactaaagggacatggtgagaaaaaaaaaaaaaaaaaaaagatgggagaaaataaatagttttaaagctTTTGCGTTTTCTCATGAATGTGTTCGCTTCCAAACGTTGTGATGGAACTAATACAATGTGGAAAGAAAAGCTAAATTTCAGTGTATTTTCTAGCAA
This region includes:
- the LOC109106231 gene encoding tetratricopeptide repeat protein 22-like, with the translated sequence MEDSTEEDIESLIEGMAYIPGHFHLELNLNGEPNGLVTLRHRDTQLKRESLRAELEAETGRLQYAVRNMLGLLAFHVDELEMAEEAFHSICQEDPENLNAWANLGYVYERLGREVEEGECMERVAALMGPEMGENQTDCRLRVARCLAEQAYTHPHDVELERDEVLQERLTAALMLYNRALDYGEELIPIEEKRSWYFKMATIYIRLDGIVRDSIDIDLTRLNYFNKGLKLLTETLKSDNTHLKAMAWCYVGLMLEQMEEFSTVPMSVHDCGFSGCDPLTCYGSAIKLATDDAFILNRLANVFFLSGKLEMATGICNMALSVLPDAEFNWQAYCMRAKLGVTLYTKDLDKAKCGQGGIPDRQILKEARADLERVLAVRPCLRTHLEMGQVYYYMGVDALQESMLVDEMAINQALVSLSKALQCPLGSTIPKLQLLRGRCLLLKGEEQNAIDCFKKALELEPPSVQDTEVLRCMLQAILVSFTQSGNDTGHAIIQLEECLKQAEERYGANVVQTELKALCRAHTDEVTELSKDLVRKGRLEVVRMLLNSVQPQGKKFSLGRSMSI